In the Streptomyces sp. cg36 genome, one interval contains:
- the allB gene encoding allantoinase AllB produces MSDVNLVLRSTRVITPEGTRPASVAVAGEVIAAVLPYDAEVPAGARLEDFGDDVLLPGLVDCHVHVNDPGRTEWEGFWTATRAAAAGGITTLVDMPLNSLPPTTTVANLRVKQEVARAKAHVDVGFWGGALPDNVKDLRPLHDAGVFGFKAFLSPSGVAEFPELDQDQLAQSLAEIAGFGGLLIVHAEDPHELAAAPSTPGPRYADFLASRPRVSENTAIESLIAAAKRVGARVHILHLSSSDALPVIAAAKREGVELTVETCPHYLTLTAEEVPDGASEFKCCPPIREAANQDLLWAALADGTIDCVVTDHSPSTADLKTEDFATAWGGISGLQLSLSAVWTEARRRGHTLDDVVRWMSSATAGLVGLERKGAIEAGRDADFAVLAPDATFTVDPAALQHRNRVTAYAGKTLHGVVKSTWLRGERIQQDGTLTEPTGRLLERNH; encoded by the coding sequence GTGTCCGACGTCAACCTGGTACTGCGCTCCACGCGCGTCATCACCCCCGAGGGCACCCGCCCCGCCTCGGTCGCCGTCGCGGGCGAAGTGATCGCGGCCGTGCTGCCGTACGACGCCGAGGTGCCCGCCGGGGCGCGCCTTGAGGACTTCGGCGACGACGTGCTCCTGCCCGGTCTGGTCGACTGCCACGTGCACGTGAACGACCCGGGCCGCACCGAGTGGGAGGGCTTCTGGACCGCCACCCGGGCCGCCGCCGCGGGCGGCATCACCACCCTCGTCGACATGCCGCTCAACTCGCTGCCGCCGACCACCACGGTGGCGAACCTCCGCGTCAAGCAGGAGGTCGCCCGCGCCAAGGCGCACGTGGACGTCGGCTTCTGGGGCGGCGCGCTGCCCGACAACGTCAAGGACCTGCGTCCGCTCCACGACGCCGGCGTCTTCGGCTTCAAGGCGTTCCTGTCGCCCTCCGGCGTGGCGGAGTTCCCCGAGCTGGACCAGGACCAGCTGGCCCAGTCGCTCGCCGAGATCGCGGGCTTCGGCGGGCTGCTGATCGTGCACGCCGAGGACCCGCACGAGCTGGCCGCCGCGCCCAGCACGCCCGGCCCCAGGTACGCCGACTTCCTCGCCAGCCGCCCGCGCGTCTCCGAGAACACGGCCATCGAGTCGCTGATCGCCGCCGCCAAGCGGGTCGGCGCCCGGGTGCACATCCTGCACCTGTCCTCCTCCGACGCGCTGCCGGTGATCGCCGCCGCCAAGCGCGAGGGCGTCGAGCTCACCGTGGAGACCTGCCCGCACTACCTCACCCTCACCGCCGAGGAAGTCCCGGACGGGGCGAGCGAGTTCAAGTGCTGCCCGCCGATCCGCGAGGCCGCCAACCAGGACCTGCTGTGGGCCGCGCTCGCCGACGGCACCATCGACTGCGTCGTCACCGACCACTCGCCGTCCACCGCCGACCTCAAGACCGAGGACTTCGCCACCGCCTGGGGCGGCATCTCCGGCCTCCAGCTGAGCCTGTCGGCCGTCTGGACCGAGGCGCGCAGGCGCGGGCACACCCTCGACGACGTGGTCCGCTGGATGTCCTCCGCCACCGCCGGGCTGGTCGGCCTGGAGCGCAAGGGCGCCATCGAGGCGGGCCGCGACGCCGACTTCGCCGTCCTCGCCCCCGACGCGACCTTCACCGTCGACCCCGCCGCCCTCCAGCACCGCAACCGCGTCACCGCGTACGCGGGCAAGACCCTGCACGGTGTCGTCAAGTCGACCTGGCTGCGCGGCGAGCGCATCCAGCAGGACGGCACCCTCACCGAGCCCACCGGCCGCCTGCTCGAAAGGAACCACTGA
- a CDS encoding IclR family transcriptional regulator, translating into MPTSSASTTDASKPSAASGGVQSLERAFDLLERMADAGGEVGLSELSASSGLPLPTIHRLMRTLVACGYVRQQANRRYALGPRLIRLGESASRLLGTWARPYLARLVEETGETANMALLDGDEIVYVAQVPSKHSMRMFTEVGRRVLPHSTGVGKALLAHTPPEEVRALLARTGMPAATEKTITTPEGFLDALEQVRRAGYAVDDNEQEIGVRCLAVSVPNSPTAAAISISGPAGRVTEAATEKIVPILQGVAEELSAALASTGQV; encoded by the coding sequence GTGCCGACGTCCAGCGCCAGCACCACCGACGCCTCCAAGCCATCCGCCGCGAGCGGTGGCGTCCAGTCCCTGGAGCGCGCCTTCGACCTTCTGGAGCGGATGGCCGACGCCGGGGGCGAGGTCGGCCTCAGCGAGCTCTCCGCGAGCAGCGGTCTGCCGCTCCCGACCATCCACCGGCTGATGCGTACGCTCGTGGCCTGCGGCTATGTCCGCCAGCAGGCCAACCGGCGGTACGCGCTCGGCCCGCGCCTGATCCGCCTCGGCGAGTCCGCGTCGCGACTCCTCGGCACCTGGGCGCGGCCGTACCTCGCCCGGCTCGTCGAGGAGACCGGCGAGACGGCCAACATGGCGCTGCTCGACGGCGACGAGATCGTCTATGTGGCGCAGGTGCCCTCCAAGCACTCCATGCGGATGTTCACGGAGGTGGGGCGGCGGGTGCTGCCGCACTCCACCGGCGTGGGCAAGGCGCTCCTCGCCCACACCCCGCCGGAGGAGGTACGGGCCCTGCTCGCCCGTACCGGCATGCCCGCGGCGACCGAGAAGACCATCACCACGCCCGAGGGGTTCCTCGACGCGCTGGAGCAGGTGCGGCGGGCGGGGTACGCGGTGGACGACAACGAGCAGGAAATAGGAGTCCGGTGCCTCGCGGTGTCGGTGCCGAACTCCCCGACGGCCGCCGCCATCTCCATCTCCGGCCCGGCCGGACGGGTGACGGAGGCGGCGACGGAGAAGATCGTGCCGATCCTGCAGGGGGTGGCGGAGGAGCTGTCCGCGGCGCTGGCGAGCACGGGGCAGGTCTGA